The following proteins are co-located in the Maridesulfovibrio bastinii DSM 16055 genome:
- a CDS encoding transposase, with amino-acid sequence LLDKINQLQQSPFTPLRTLGRTLNSWKEEVARMFRYSKNNGTTEGFHRKMKLIQRRAYGFRNFENYRLRVRILCG; translated from the coding sequence TTGCTTGATAAAATCAATCAACTTCAGCAGAGTCCTTTTACTCCGCTTCGAACGCTTGGCAGAACTCTGAACAGCTGGAAAGAGGAAGTGGCCCGAATGTTTCGCTACAGCAAAAACAACGGAACAACCGAAGGATTTCATCGCAAAATGAAGCTCATCCAGAGGCGGGCATACGGGTTTAGAAATTTTGAAAATTATCGGCTGCGTGTGCGGATTTTGTGCGGGTAG